Proteins encoded in a region of the Agarivorans sp. Alg241-V36 genome:
- a CDS encoding GNAT family N-acetyltransferase — translation MSSPTLITAKFEDIPALSKMFIDAYANNEAMQAALRSDEMADYAHDSYWRFALGEWGMKQGIVYTTAECEGCVIMVPPGKHQPDVMQKMEAWAIVARMMGEGKLELAKDISEQMLSGPLNQDCYWLWGLGVAPSAGGKGLAGALIKQVTDLADADNKACYVVASSEKVVLTFERRGFKVLSKSENFPYWFMLRPAQG, via the coding sequence ATGTCTAGCCCCACTTTAATTACTGCTAAGTTCGAGGATATTCCCGCCCTGAGCAAGATGTTCATTGACGCTTATGCCAACAACGAAGCAATGCAAGCAGCACTTCGAAGCGATGAAATGGCCGACTACGCCCACGATAGCTACTGGCGTTTTGCGCTGGGTGAATGGGGCATGAAACAGGGTATCGTATATACCACTGCTGAATGTGAAGGCTGCGTAATTATGGTGCCACCGGGGAAACATCAGCCTGACGTAATGCAAAAGATGGAAGCTTGGGCGATTGTTGCTCGCATGATGGGTGAAGGAAAGCTTGAGCTCGCTAAAGACATCTCTGAGCAAATGCTAAGCGGCCCGCTAAATCAAGATTGCTATTGGTTGTGGGGCTTAGGTGTTGCCCCTTCAGCAGGTGGTAAAGGCTTAGCTGGCGCTTTAATCAAGCAAGTAACCGACTTAGCCGATGCCGATAACAAAGCTTGTTATGTGGTGGCGTCTAGCGAAAAAGTAGTGCTCACCTTTGAGCGCCGTGGCTTTAAAGTGCTATCTAAAAGCGAGAACTTCCCTTACTGGTTTATGTTACGCCCTGCTCAAGGCTAA
- a CDS encoding TIM-barrel domain-containing protein, with protein sequence MKTNLANAANTLLVLLLVSATVPVHASQAIWQTKVLDEHTLILTAGDASFTQFEPSMMLAASQLESQSLTPVSDLISSPWYSLRLTDNSRCISLTDAAHAKQPLSEMCIDSIAKQRWSLRLSKGGIQQVYGLGQQHNTLGNADGDWLGQKRLPGSRMGNAMVYQGEGAVGNTQIPIMYLLGEGKQNIALFFDHVRPLVFDFTKQPYQIQGKGKRARIIVIAGENLADLRSRYLSLTGKPPVPPKAMFGLWLSEYGFDNWQELDSKLASLHKAQFPLSGVVLDLQWFGGIKEKSTHTQMGSLTWDQKNFPNHQQKIAQLKQAGIAVMTIEEPYIGGALNEYQSLAHAGALARSCEPPCMTPAKIHDNPWWGKGGMLDFSSEKGAAFWHDYRREALIDDGIIAHWTDLGEPEIFHRKAWYAGVNIDGELKHDHQSVHNLYNLLWSRSIYQGYLRNQRQQRPFIMSRSGTAGSQAYGVAMWSGDIGVPLANLRSHFNAQMHMSLSGIDYFGSDIGGFHGTPWDEQYTQWFAAALFTDLPVRPHTQNLCNCKETAPDRIGDTASNLFNAKQRYAFNPYYYTLAHQAWREGKAVVAPLVYAYQQDPKARSNGSMKLVGDALLVALVAEDKARSTQTYLPQGLWYDYRSKQMISSRGQSFKQALYIDEIYRLPLFVKAGKVIPRASDSNTMDLLVVLGEQGEANGELIEDDGETIAYQQQQLQHTVFEVQTVKQKLSIQIKPAKGSFSSGPENKRYQLEVANLPINKAIQSIYFNGKAHTQWQQQGHSLMLGEQDINVQQGGEWMVEFAE encoded by the coding sequence ATGAAGACGAACTTAGCTAATGCTGCGAATACCTTGCTGGTGTTGCTGCTAGTTTCAGCAACCGTTCCTGTGCACGCCTCCCAAGCGATTTGGCAAACCAAAGTCCTCGATGAGCATACGCTGATCCTTACTGCTGGAGATGCCAGTTTTACTCAGTTTGAGCCTAGTATGATGCTGGCTGCGTCTCAGCTTGAAAGCCAAAGCTTAACGCCTGTTAGCGATCTTATATCTAGCCCTTGGTATTCACTGCGCCTAACAGACAATAGCCGTTGTATATCGCTGACAGATGCTGCCCATGCCAAGCAGCCTCTGAGCGAGATGTGTATAGACTCTATTGCTAAGCAGCGTTGGAGTTTGCGCTTAAGCAAGGGCGGTATTCAGCAAGTGTACGGCCTAGGCCAGCAGCATAATACCCTAGGAAACGCTGACGGAGATTGGCTAGGACAAAAACGCCTGCCTGGCAGTCGCATGGGTAATGCCATGGTTTATCAGGGCGAAGGGGCTGTTGGCAATACCCAAATTCCAATCATGTATTTGCTGGGCGAGGGCAAACAAAATATAGCTTTGTTTTTTGATCACGTTCGGCCCCTGGTATTCGACTTTACCAAACAGCCTTATCAAATTCAGGGCAAGGGTAAGCGAGCCCGCATTATTGTTATAGCCGGAGAAAACCTCGCCGATTTGCGTTCGCGTTACCTGTCGTTAACGGGCAAACCGCCGGTTCCACCTAAAGCGATGTTTGGCCTGTGGTTGTCAGAGTATGGCTTTGATAACTGGCAAGAGCTCGACAGTAAGTTAGCTAGCCTGCACAAAGCGCAGTTTCCGCTTTCTGGTGTGGTATTGGATCTGCAATGGTTTGGCGGCATAAAAGAAAAGTCTACTCATACGCAAATGGGCTCACTGACTTGGGATCAGAAAAACTTCCCCAATCATCAACAAAAAATCGCCCAATTAAAGCAAGCTGGCATAGCGGTGATGACCATCGAAGAGCCCTATATTGGCGGCGCACTAAACGAGTATCAGTCACTGGCGCATGCTGGAGCATTGGCGCGTAGTTGCGAGCCGCCGTGTATGACACCAGCCAAAATTCACGATAACCCTTGGTGGGGTAAGGGCGGCATGTTGGACTTCTCCAGTGAAAAAGGCGCAGCCTTTTGGCATGACTACCGCCGCGAAGCGCTGATTGATGACGGCATTATTGCCCATTGGACTGACTTGGGCGAACCCGAGATCTTCCACCGCAAAGCTTGGTACGCCGGGGTAAATATTGATGGTGAACTTAAGCATGACCATCAAAGTGTGCACAACCTATATAACTTGTTGTGGAGCCGCAGTATCTATCAAGGGTATTTGCGCAATCAGCGCCAGCAGCGGCCTTTTATCATGAGCCGTTCAGGCACGGCTGGCAGCCAAGCTTATGGGGTGGCAATGTGGTCGGGCGATATTGGCGTTCCGCTAGCTAACTTGCGTAGTCATTTTAATGCGCAAATGCATATGAGCTTGTCGGGCATTGATTATTTTGGCTCAGACATTGGCGGTTTTCATGGTACTCCGTGGGATGAGCAATATACCCAATGGTTCGCCGCTGCTTTGTTTACCGATTTACCGGTGCGCCCGCATACGCAAAATTTATGTAACTGCAAAGAAACTGCGCCAGACCGAATCGGCGACACTGCCAGCAACCTGTTTAATGCTAAGCAGCGTTACGCCTTTAATCCTTACTATTACACTCTCGCTCACCAAGCTTGGCGTGAAGGAAAAGCGGTGGTTGCACCTTTAGTTTATGCTTACCAGCAAGATCCCAAAGCAAGAAGTAATGGCTCAATGAAGCTAGTGGGTGATGCCTTACTGGTGGCATTGGTCGCCGAAGATAAAGCGCGCAGCACGCAAACCTATTTACCACAAGGCTTGTGGTATGACTACCGCAGTAAACAGATGATCAGCAGCCGCGGCCAGTCGTTCAAGCAAGCACTCTATATTGATGAGATTTATCGTTTGCCGTTGTTTGTTAAAGCCGGCAAGGTCATTCCTCGAGCCAGTGACAGCAACACAATGGATTTACTGGTGGTGCTCGGTGAACAAGGCGAAGCTAACGGTGAGTTAATTGAGGACGATGGCGAGACCATTGCTTATCAACAGCAGCAGCTTCAACACACGGTGTTTGAGGTGCAAACGGTTAAGCAAAAACTAAGTATTCAAATAAAACCAGCTAAAGGCAGTTTCTCAAGTGGGCCGGAGAATAAAAGGTATCAGCTTGAAGTTGCCAACCTACCCATAAACAAAGCCATTCAAAGCATCTATTTTAATGGCAAAGCGCATACCCAATGGCAACAGCAGGGGCATAGCTTAATGCTAGGCGAGCAAGATATAAATGTGCAGCAGGGGGGCGAGTGGATGGTGGAGTTTGCCGAATAG
- a CDS encoding PA4780 family RIO1-like protein kinase, protein MKTPKRIQPLVDDGLVDEVKSQLMSGKEASVYVVRCGDEIRCAKVYKEASQRSFKQAVAYREGRKVRNSRRARAMEKGSGFGREQQEKVWQSAEVDALYKLAAAGVRVPEPYGCFDGVLLMELVTDDEGYVAPRLNDVMMSEEQALEDHQLVISYIVKMLCVGLIHGDLSEFNVLVDAYGPVIIDLPQAVDAAANNNAEWMLTRDVNNMRDYYSQFAPTLANTEYAKEMWSLFEKGELTSDTELSGEFVEQDTVADIAAIMQEIDAAREEELARKERLKEAQQGVDETKFNWAD, encoded by the coding sequence ATGAAAACACCTAAAAGAATTCAGCCCCTAGTTGATGACGGCTTAGTTGACGAAGTGAAAAGCCAGCTGATGAGTGGTAAAGAAGCCTCGGTTTACGTGGTGCGTTGCGGTGACGAAATCCGCTGCGCCAAAGTGTATAAAGAGGCTAGCCAGCGCAGCTTCAAGCAAGCAGTGGCCTATCGCGAAGGACGTAAAGTGCGCAATAGCCGCAGGGCGAGGGCGATGGAAAAAGGCTCAGGCTTTGGCCGCGAACAGCAAGAAAAGGTTTGGCAAAGCGCCGAAGTAGATGCTTTGTATAAGTTAGCGGCTGCCGGGGTTCGAGTTCCCGAGCCCTATGGTTGTTTTGATGGCGTATTGCTGATGGAGCTGGTTACCGATGATGAAGGCTATGTTGCGCCGCGCCTAAACGATGTGATGATGAGTGAAGAACAAGCGCTTGAAGATCATCAGCTAGTCATCTCTTACATTGTAAAGATGCTCTGTGTAGGGCTTATCCACGGCGACTTATCTGAGTTTAATGTGCTGGTGGATGCCTACGGCCCCGTGATTATTGATCTGCCTCAGGCGGTTGATGCCGCCGCTAATAACAATGCTGAATGGATGCTGACCCGCGATGTAAATAACATGCGTGACTATTACAGCCAATTTGCGCCAACTTTGGCCAATACTGAATACGCTAAAGAGATGTGGAGTTTGTTTGAAAAAGGTGAGTTAACCAGCGATACCGAGCTGAGTGGAGAGTTTGTTGAGCAAGATACTGTGGCCGACATTGCCGCGATTATGCAAGAAATTGATGCCGCTCGAGAAGAAGAACTAGCCCGTAAAGAGAGGCTTAAAGAAGCTCAGCAAGGCGTAGACGAAACTAAATTTAACTGGGCAGATTAG
- the rlmF gene encoding 23S rRNA (adenine(1618)-N(6))-methyltransferase RlmF, whose translation MTVPKNARANTKNQLHPRNKHRQRYDFAALIASCPELKRFVANNQYGDASVDFFDPEAVRCLNKALLQHFYGVKGWTIPKHNLCPPIPGRVDYIHYLADLLAKSQGGSLPNGSSVRCLDVGVGANCVYPLVGASEYGWSFVGSDIEAASLQSADHILALNPQLQSHISLRLQSNKKAIFKGVVQAEERFELSMSNPPFHRSAAEAQKGSQRKQSNLKANAKNKQRLNFGGQSNELWCPGGELSFIKNMVAESQQFAQQVLWFTSLVSKEANLRSIYQVLKQAKVAQYHTVKMGQGNKVSRFVAWSFQSPEQQKQWLASL comes from the coding sequence ATGACCGTTCCAAAAAACGCCCGTGCAAATACCAAGAACCAATTGCACCCGCGAAATAAACATCGCCAACGTTATGACTTTGCCGCGCTTATCGCCTCATGCCCGGAGTTAAAGCGCTTTGTAGCCAATAACCAATATGGTGATGCCTCGGTAGACTTTTTTGACCCCGAAGCGGTGCGCTGTTTAAACAAGGCGCTACTGCAGCACTTTTATGGGGTAAAAGGCTGGACCATTCCTAAACATAATCTTTGCCCGCCTATTCCTGGCCGAGTTGACTACATTCATTATTTGGCTGATTTACTGGCGAAATCGCAGGGCGGCAGCTTGCCCAATGGTAGTTCGGTGCGCTGTTTAGATGTGGGAGTTGGCGCAAATTGTGTTTATCCGCTGGTGGGAGCCAGTGAATATGGGTGGTCTTTTGTCGGCAGCGATATTGAGGCAGCTTCCTTACAATCTGCAGATCACATCTTAGCGCTTAACCCTCAGCTGCAATCCCATATTTCCTTGCGTTTACAAAGCAACAAAAAAGCTATTTTTAAAGGGGTGGTGCAAGCAGAAGAGCGCTTTGAGCTGAGTATGTCTAATCCACCGTTTCATCGCTCTGCGGCCGAGGCTCAAAAGGGTAGCCAACGTAAGCAAAGTAACTTAAAAGCCAATGCTAAAAACAAACAGCGCTTAAATTTTGGTGGCCAAAGTAACGAGCTGTGGTGTCCCGGCGGTGAGTTAAGTTTCATTAAAAACATGGTGGCAGAAAGCCAGCAGTTCGCTCAACAGGTATTATGGTTTACTAGCTTGGTGTCTAAAGAAGCTAACTTGAGGAGCATTTACCAAGTGCTCAAGCAAGCCAAAGTGGCGCAATATCATACCGTTAAAATGGGACAAGGTAATAAGGTTAGTCGTTTTGTAGCTTGGAGCTTTCAAAGCCCAGAGCAACAAAAGCAGTGGCTAGCTTCCTTGTAG
- the ilvA gene encoding threonine ammonia-lyase, biosynthetic, with translation MQHLPSANEYLRRILLSPVYEIAQVTPLQGMPKLSQRSGNNILLKREDRQSVHSFKLRGAYNKIAQLNQQQRDRGVVAASAGNHAQGVAMSAQRLNIAAVIVMPTTTPDIKVDSVRAMGADVRLVGDSFDEAYQYCKQLVEEHGYTLIPPFDDVDVIAGQGTIGKELLEQDMHLNAVFVPVGGGGIAAGVAVYIKQLMPHVKVIGVEAEDSACLKAALAAGKPTPLERVGLFADGVAVKLIGSETFRLCQQYLDDVITVNSDEICAAVKDIFEDTRAISEPSGALALAGLKAYAQQHKLEGERLAAVLSGANMNFHNLRYVSERTELGEKKEAVLAVRIPERQGAYLEFVEHLGGRVITEFNYRYASEQQASIFVGIRVSNSDEELPALLDKLDSSGYQVANLSDDELAKQHVRYMVGGRPGTQLKEKLYSFEFPEQPGALLKFLLTLGPHWNITLFHYRNHGSAYGRVLAGFELQDSDQAAFSQHLAQLGFDYRDESDNTAYQFFLEHE, from the coding sequence ATGCAACACTTGCCTAGTGCTAACGAATATCTTCGCCGTATATTGCTATCACCGGTCTATGAAATAGCCCAAGTGACGCCATTGCAGGGTATGCCTAAACTGTCTCAACGCAGTGGCAATAATATTCTGCTTAAACGCGAAGACCGACAAAGTGTGCATTCTTTTAAATTACGTGGTGCCTACAATAAAATTGCCCAGCTTAATCAGCAGCAACGCGATCGTGGCGTAGTAGCGGCTTCGGCCGGTAACCACGCCCAAGGCGTCGCTATGTCAGCGCAGCGACTCAACATTGCAGCAGTGATTGTCATGCCCACCACCACCCCCGATATCAAAGTAGATTCGGTTCGGGCGATGGGCGCCGATGTGCGTTTGGTTGGCGATAGTTTTGATGAAGCCTACCAATACTGTAAACAGCTGGTTGAAGAACACGGCTACACACTGATCCCCCCTTTTGATGATGTAGACGTTATTGCTGGCCAAGGCACCATTGGCAAAGAGCTGCTGGAACAAGACATGCACCTAAACGCTGTGTTTGTGCCGGTGGGTGGCGGTGGCATTGCTGCGGGTGTTGCAGTTTACATTAAGCAGCTGATGCCTCATGTGAAGGTAATTGGCGTAGAAGCCGAAGACTCGGCCTGTTTAAAAGCGGCCTTGGCAGCCGGCAAACCCACTCCTCTAGAACGTGTTGGCCTATTTGCCGATGGCGTGGCAGTTAAACTTATTGGCAGTGAAACCTTTCGACTTTGCCAGCAATACCTTGATGATGTAATCACGGTAAACTCCGATGAAATATGTGCCGCAGTAAAAGACATATTTGAAGATACTCGCGCTATCTCTGAGCCTTCTGGCGCATTGGCTCTCGCTGGCTTAAAAGCCTATGCCCAGCAGCACAAACTTGAGGGCGAGCGCTTAGCCGCGGTGTTATCTGGCGCCAACATGAACTTTCATAATCTGCGCTATGTTTCAGAACGTACCGAGCTTGGTGAGAAGAAAGAAGCTGTCTTGGCGGTAAGGATCCCCGAGCGTCAAGGCGCATATTTGGAGTTTGTTGAGCACCTAGGTGGCCGAGTGATTACCGAGTTTAATTACCGCTATGCCAGTGAACAGCAAGCCAGCATCTTTGTTGGTATTCGAGTAAGCAATAGTGATGAAGAGCTGCCTGCGCTGCTAGATAAACTGGATAGCAGCGGCTACCAAGTGGCTAACCTAAGTGATGATGAGCTAGCCAAGCAGCATGTGCGTTATATGGTAGGCGGGCGACCAGGCACTCAGTTAAAAGAAAAGCTGTATAGCTTTGAATTTCCCGAACAGCCCGGCGCTTTGCTTAAGTTTTTACTCACCCTAGGGCCACACTGGAACATTACTCTTTTCCATTATCGCAACCATGGCTCGGCCTATGGACGGGTATTAGCCGGCTTTGAACTGCAAGACAGTGACCAAGCAGCCTTTAGCCAACACCTAGCGCAACTGGGCTTTGACTACCGCGACGAAAGCGATAATACCGCTTATCAGTTCTTCTTAGAGCATGAGTAA